The Pyrenophora tritici-repentis strain M4 chromosome 8, whole genome shotgun sequence genome contains a region encoding:
- a CDS encoding RPT1, ATP-dependent 26S proteasome regulatory subunit produces MPSATGQSWEKYQKNFADDEVEEKKITPLTDEDIQVLKTYGAAPYGAELKKLEKEIKDKQQTINEKIGVKESDTGLAPPHLWDIAADRQRMQEEQPLQVARCTKIIQDERDPEKSKYVINVKQIAKFVVNLGERVSPTDIEEGMRVGVDRNKYQILLPLPPKIDPSVTMMTVEDKPDVTYGDVGGCKEQIEKLREVVEMPLLSPERFVNLGIDPPKGALLYGPPGTGKTLCARAVANRTDATFIRVIGSELVQKYVGEGARMVRELFEMARTKKACIIFFDEIDAVGGARFDDGAGGDNEVQRTMLELITQLDGFDARGNIKVMFATNRPSTLDPALMRPGRIDRKIEFSLPDMEGRANILRIHAKSMSVERDIRWELISRLCPNSTGAELRSVATEAGMFAIRARRKVATEKDFLAAVDKVIKGNLKFNSTATYMQYN; encoded by the exons ATGCCTTCAGCAACAGGCCAGTCCTGGGAGAAGTACCAGAAGAACTTCGCCGACGatgaggtagaggagaagaagattaCACCTCTTACCGATGA GGACATTCAGGTGTTGAAGACATACGGAGCAGCACCTTATGGTGCTGAGCTCAAGAAGCTGGAGAAGGAGATCAAAGACAAGCAACAGACGATAAACGAGAAGATTGGCGTCAAA GAATCAGATACCGGACTCGCACCTCCACATCTCTGGGACATTGCCGCCGACCGCCAACGAATGCAAGAAGAGCAGCCCCTCCAAGTCGCCCGATGCACAAAGATAATACAGGACGAGAGGGATCCGGAAAAGAGCAAATATGTCATCAACGTCAAGCAGATTGCCAAGTTCGTCGTCAACCTCGGAGAGCGCGTCTCACCGACCGACATTGAAGAGGGTATGCGCGTGGGTGTTGACCGCAACAAGTACCAGATTCTGCTTCCTCTCCCGCCCAAGATCGATCCTTCAGTCACCATGATGACAGTCGAGGACAAGCCTGATGTCACATACGGCGATGTAGGAGGTTGCAAGGAGCAGATCGAGAAGCTACGAGAGGTGGTCGAGATGCCGCTCTTATCGCCAGAGCGCTTCGTCAACCTCGGTATCGACCCACCCAAGGGCGCTCTTCTATACGGCCCCCCAGGAACCGGAAAGACACTATGTGCCCGAGCAGTCGCGAACCGAACAGACGCCACCTTCATCCGCGTCATCGGCTCTGAGCTGGTCCAAAAGTACGTCGGAGAAGGCGCTCGCATGGTGCGCGAGCTCTTCGAAATGGCGCGAACAAAAAAGGCGTGCATCATCTTCTTCGACGAAATCGATGCCGTCGGCGGTGCCCGCTTCGACGACGGCGCCGGCGGCGACAACGAAGTCCAACGCACCATGCTGGAACTCATCACACAACTCGACGGCTTCGACGCCCGCGGCAACATCAAAGTCATGTTCGCCACCAACCGGCCCTCCACACTCGACCCCGCCCTCATGCGTCCCGGCCGTATCGACCGTAAAATCGAATTCTCCCTCCCCGACATGGAGGGTCGCGCCAATATCCTGCGTATCCACGCAAAGAGCATGAGCGTCGAGCGCGATATCCGCTGGGAACTCATCTCGCGTCTCTGCCCCAACAGCACGGGTGCCGAGCTGCGTAGTGTGGCGACCGAGGCGGGCATGTTTGCGATTCGTGCGAGGAGAAAGGTGGCGACTGAGAAGGACTTTCTTGCTGCGGTGGACAAGGTTATCAAGGGCAATCTCAAGTTTAACTCTACGGCTACTTATATGCAGTACAATTAG
- a CDS encoding ELMO-CED12 domain containing protein, protein MDSVNVSELVARLGAEEESVRKMAVFKLQNAIGDPSFADVFIYEGGLPKLRFLALHSTGNTLAYCLTSLARLLELDKGWDHVTDDLVARIVDLVVAQPLVNVNRGAMSVLAAIVGHPSRNSASGGSQCGFQRLKPAVDLQSQFLPALVEKITSADHALCANSLQLINALMRDAIANDAAFEWPKFIKQLQELGVIKSVYGLMQSSAVQDLAIPLLEFQSLTKILLRKWREEKVDLENPDHRRAIRGLHTASNPDKAAAADPQGSKKQDPTKWRRLGFETESPGWEFGATGFLGLMDITDFVYKNEDGFQKLLLEQSAESQENRCPIARASLSVTQTLYEHFEVDKIDDVETHQANDTRANFERAFRPLLLHWSRLHTSGLNAFIRLWKAAGAQLDDFEKIEELIRILVEQVVGQAPRMKDVKDVEEELAEFELKRLRALQMEVLELTYEDAWGQHLRQVRDELNHEALQFVKEQRIRCLLQGAWFPMGLDYGSSAGPVTSKTLNRSVPSAWRFVRLSHNRRYLHYADFDDKTATEPRLDALQEKIDLSIVSSVVSNVSASAPSTSSSDTTLRTLPGHERVSTSTKITIHGYLPSSNHSRQTSSGSGAGRKESVLLHLHPQSHTLASEWLDGLLMLLNQQPITADTNKLITFIGGYGLKIRLLNVRYEEVGLEEPVLPSREGLDDEYYYDIAGA, encoded by the exons ATGGACAGCGTCAATGTCTCCGAATTGGTCGCCCGCCTCGGGGCGGAGGAGGAGTCGGTGCGGAAAATGGCCGTCTTCAAACTGCAAAATGCCATTGGCGACCCCTCTTTCGCCGACGTATTCATATACGAAGGCGGATTGCCAAAGCTCCGCTTCCTGGCGCTGCATTCCACGGGAAATACTCTGGCTTACTGCCTTACGTCGCTGGCACGCCTGCTGGAGTTGGACAAGGGATGGGACCATGTCACTGACGACCTTGTCGCGAGG ATTGTCGACCTCGTCGTCGCGCAGCCCCTAGTCAACGTCAATCGGGGCGCCATGTCAGTCCTCGCAGCCATTGTCGGTCACCCCTCGCGCAACTCGGCCTCTGGCGGCTCCCAATGCGGCTTCCAGCGCCTCAAGCCAGCTGTCGACTTGCAGTCGCAATTCCTGCCCGCCCTCGTTGAGAAGATCACATCGGCCGACCATGCGTTATGTGCAAACTCGCTCCAGCTTATCAACGCCCTTATGCGTGACGCCATTGCCAATGATGCAGCTTTTGAGTGGCCCAAGTTCATAAAGCAGCTACAAGAGCTGGGCGTCATCAAAAGTGTATACGGTCTTATGCAGAGTTCAGCCGTTCAGGACCTGGCTATCCCTCTCTTGGAATTCCAGTCCCTTACCAAGATCTTGCTGCGAAAGTGGAGGGAGGAAAAGGTCGACTTGGAGAACCCCGACCACCGAAGGGCCATCCGTGGCCTGCACACGGCAAGCAACCCGGACAAGGCGGCGGCAGCGGACCCCCAGGGAAGCAAGAAACAGGACCCTACAAAGTGGAGGCGATTAGGCTTTGAGACCGAGTCGCCAGGCTGGGAGTTTGGTGCGACTGGCTTCCTAGGCCTCATGGACATTACCGACTTTGTCTACAAGAACGAAGATGGGTTTCAGAAGCTCCTGCTCGAGCAGTCGGCAGAATCACAGGAGAACCGATGCCCAATTGCTCGGGCAAGTCTTTCAGTAACCCAGACGCTATACGAGCACTTTGAGGTGGACAAGATTGACGACGTGGAAACTCATCAAGCCAACGACACGCGGGCCAACTTTGAGCGAGCCTTCAGACCCCTTTTGCTGCACTGGTCTCGGCTCCACACAAGCGGCCTTAATGCCTTTATCCGCCTGTGGAAGGCAGCGGGCGCGCAATTGGACGACTTTGAAAAGATTGAAGAACTGATAAGAATTCTGGTCGAGCAGGTCGTGGGCCAGGCCCCGCGCATGAAGGACGTCAAGGACGTTGAGGAGGAGCTAGCAGAGTTTGAGCTCAAGCGCCTCCGCGCGCTTCAGATGGAGGTTCTGGAACTGACGTATGAAGATGCGTGGGGCCAGCATCTCCG CCAAGTACGCGACGAGCTCAATCACGAGGCGCTGCAGTTTGTCAAAGAGCAGCGTATACGATGCCTACTGCAAGGCGCTTGGTTCCCAATGGGCCTGGATTACGGTTCAAGTGCGGGTCCAGTTACCAGCAAGACGCTTAATCGCTCTGTGCCATCGGCTTGGCGTTTTGTTCGATTGTCACACAACCGGAGGTATCTGCACTATGCTGACTTTGACGACAAGACGGCGACGGAGCCGCGGCTAGACGCACTGCAAGAGAAGA TCGATCTGTCCATCGTCTCCTCAGTTGTGAGCAATGTCTCGGCGTCGGCCCCGTCAACCTCATCGTCTGATACCACGCTCAGAACACTGCCAGGCCACGAGCGCGTGTCTACGTCGACCAAGATTACCATCCACGGCTATCTGCCGTCGTCTAATCATTCACGACAGACGTCAAGCGGCTCAGGTGCAGGGCGCAAGGAGTCTGTCTTGCTGCATCTGCACCCCCAAAGCCATACCCTAGCTTCCGAGTGGCTTGACGGACTGCTGATGCTGCTCAACCAACAACCAATTACGGCCGACACCAACAAGTTGATCACATTTATAGGCGGCTACGGGCTCAAAATACGGCTGCTGAATGTGCGATACGAAGAGGTCGGACTGGAAGAGCCGGTTCTCCCGAGCCGCGAAGGGCTGGACGATGAATATTACT ACGATATTGCCGGAGCTTGA
- a CDS encoding GroL, Chaperonin GroEL (HSP60 family) — protein sequence MAAQVANGGSGNAAFKDKEKPRAVRSANIIAARAVADAIRTSLGPKGMDKMIQTSRGQTIITNDGATMLNQMSVMHPSAKMLVDLAHAQDIEAGDGTTSVVVIAGSLLGAAERLLGKGIHPTVISEAFQRAAQEAIRILTDMAIPISLTDRQTLLKTATTALSSKIVASEPKLPIMAVDSVLKVIDPKTADNVDLKNIRMIKKSGGTIEDSEMIDGLVLNQPVVKSAGGPTLKEKARIGLIQFQLSPPKPDMENQIVVNDYRQMDKILKEERTYLLNMVKKIQKAKCNVLFIQKSILRDAVNDLSLHFLSKLKILVIKDIERDEIEFICKSTGCKPIADIDSFTEDKLGSADLVEEVQASGARYVKISGVKSVVNTVSIVCRGANNLILDETERSLHDAHCAIRSLVKKKALLAGGGAPEIEIAHQLSLQARELSGTESICWKAFADAMEVIPTTLAENAGLNSIKVVTELRHRHAQEQKNAGISIKSGGVKNDISEENVLQPLLVSTSAIELAAETVKMILRIDDIALSR from the exons ATGGCTGCTCAAGTTGCAAACGGCGGTAGCGGAAACGCTGCCTTCAAG GACAAGGAGAAGCCCAGAGCTGTTCGCAGCGCCAACATCATTGCCGCACGAG CTGTGGCAGATGCGATCCGAACT TCTTTGGGACCAAAGGGTATGGACAAGATG ATCCAAACCAGCAGAGGCCAAACCATCATCACAAACGACGGAGCCACCATGTTGAACCAGATGAGCGTCATGCACCCGTCGGCAAAGATGCTCGTCGATCTCGCACACGCCCAGGATATCGAGGCTGGAGATGGTACAACTTCGGTTGTTGTCATTGCTGGAAGTCTGTTGGGTGCTGCTGAACGGTTACTGGGCAAGGGCATCCACCCCACCGTCATCTCAGAGGCTTTCCAGCGCGCCGCTCAAGAGGCGATAAGGATATTGACCGACATGGCCATCCCCATCTCCCTCACCGACAGGCAAACACTCCTCAAGACCGCCACCACCGCCCTTTCCTCCAAGATCGTCGCCTCCGAGCCCAAGCTGCCCATCATGGCTGTAGACTCGGTACTCAAGGTCATTGACCCCAAGACGGCCGACAACGTGGATCTGAAGAATATCCGAATGATTAAGAAGTCGGGTGGCACAATCGAAGACAGTGAGATGATTGATGGTCTGGTCCTCAACCAGCCAGTAGTCAAGAGCGCTGGTGGCCCTACACTGAAAGAGAAGGCGCGGATAGGTCTCATCCAATTCCAGTTGAGCCCACCGAAACCAGACATGGAGAACCAGATTGTTGTCAACGACTACAGGCAAATGGACAAGATTCTCAAGGAGGAGCGGACATATTTGTTGAACATGGTCAAGAAGatccagaaagcaaagtGCAACGTGCTCTTCATCCAAAAGTCCATTCTGCGAGATGCAGTCAACGACCTCAGTCTGCATTTCCTGTCCAAACTCAAGATCCTTGTCATCAAGGACATTGAGCGCGACGAGATTGAGTTCATCTGCAAG AGCACTGGTTGCAAACCCATTGCCGACATTGACTCATTCACAGAGGACAAGCTCGGTTCCGCAGACCTTGTCGAGGAAGTGCAGGCATCAGGCGCTCGGTACGTCAAGATATCAGGTGTCAAGTCAGTCGTCAACACGGTATCCATCGTCTGCCGCGGCGCCAACAACCTCATTCTCGACGAGACTGAGCGCTCTCTCCACGACGCACACTGCGCCATCCGTTCGTTAgtcaagaagaaggcacTTCTTGCCGGTGGCGGTGCCCCCGAGATTGAAATCGCACATCAACTGTCGCTCCAAGCTCGTGAGCTATCTGGTACAGAGTCCATTTGCTGGAAGGCCTTTGCCGACGCCATGGAAGTTATCCCAACGACGCTCGCCGAAAACGCTGGTCTCAACAGCATCAAGGTTGTTACTGAGCTGAGGCATAGGCACGCACAGGAGCAGAAGAATGCGGGTATTAGCATCAAGAGCGGGGGTGTCAAGAACGACATTAGTGAGGAGAACGTCCTGCAGCCACTGCTGGTGAGCACCAGTGCCATTGAGCTAGCGGCCGAGACGGTCAAGATGATTCTGCGAATCGACGACATTGCATTGTCGAGGTAG